The DNA sequence TGGAAAGGTCAGCCATAGAGGGTGAAAGCCCCGTAGGCGAAAACGAGATGACTTCCTGGCGGGTGTTCCCAAGTACCACGGGATAAGCGGAACCCTGTGGGAATCAGGGAGAACCATCTCCCAAGGCTAAATACACCCCTGTGACCGATAGTGCACCAGTACCGTGAGGGAAAGGTGAAAAGAACCCCGGGAGGGGAGTGAAATAGAACCTGAAACCGTGTGCCTACAAACGGTGGGAGCGAGTCCTACCTTGGTTTTCCGAGGTAGGATGAGTGACCGCGTGCCTTTTGCTTAATGAGCCAGGGAGTTGCCGTACGTTGCGAGGTTAACGGCCTTAGGCCGGGAGCCGTAGCGAAAGCGAGTCCGAACAGGGCGTTTTAGTAACGTGCGGCAGACGCGAAACCGTGTGATCTACCCATGGCCAGGGTGAAGTGGGGGTAATACCCCATGGAGGCCCGAACCGGTGTGGGTTGAAAACCGCTCGGATGAGCTGTGGGTAGGAGTGAAAAGCTAATCGAACACGGTGATAGCTCGTACTCCCCGAAATAGCTTTAGGGCTAGCCTCGCGTAACAGAGTGGCGGAGGTAGAGCACTGATTGGGCTAGGGGCGTCACAACGCTACCAAACCCAGTCAAACTCCGAATTCCGCCACATCGTTTCGCGGGAGTCAGGCAGTGGGGGATAAGCTCCATTGCCGAGAGGGGAAGAACCCAGACCGCCAGCTAAGGCCCCAAAGTACAGGCTAAGTGAGACAAAGGATGTCGGGTTGCTAAGACAGCCAGGATGTTGGCTTAGAAGCAGCCATTCATTTAAAGAGTGCGTAACAGCTCACTGGTCGAGCGACCCGGCGCCGAAAATTCTCGGGGCTTAAGCCTGTCGCCGAAGCTGCGGTCCCGATAGATTTCAGATCTATCGGGAGGTAGGGGAGCATTCTATCCGGGTTGAAGTCCTGGCGTGAGCTGGGATGGACTGGATAGAAGAGCGGATCCTGGCATTAGTAGCGATAAGGAGGGTGAGAATCCCTCCCGCCGAAAGCCTAAGGTTTCCTTGCGCAACGTTCGTCGGCGCAGGGTTAGCCGGCCCCTAAGGCGAGGCCGAAAGGCGTAGCCGATGGGAAACGGGTTAATATTCCCGTGCCTGCTTGAAACCGTTTGACCGTGAGGGGTGACGCAGGAGCGAAGGGCCAGCCACCTGCCGGCTTAGGTGGTCTAAGCCTGTAGGAGGAGGATGTAGGCAAATCCGCATCCTCATAACTCCGAGAGGCGAATGGGAGGGCGTAAGCCCACAAACTGGTCTGGAGCACACTGCCAAGAAAAACCTCGCACGGGAGGTTTCAAGCAGACCGTACCGCAAACCGACACAGGTAGGCGGGGTGAGTATCCTAAGGCGCGCGAGTGAGCCGTGGCTAAGGAACTCGGCAAATTGGCCCCGTAACCTCGGGAGAAGGGGTGCCCCTAGTAGGTGAGTTCCCTTGCGGAACGAGCCCAACGGGGTCGCAGTGAAAGGGTCCAAGCGACTGTTTATCAAAAACACAGGTCTCTGCCAACTCGTAAGAGGAGGTATAGGGACTGACACCTGCCCGGTGCCGGAAGGTTAAGGGGAGGGGTTAGCCCGCAAGGGCGAAGCTCCAAACCGAAGCCCCGGTAAACGGCGGCCGTAACTATAACGGTCCTAAGGTAGCGAAATTCCTTGTCGGGTAAGTTCCGACCTGCACGAATGGTGTAACGACTTGGACGCTGTCTCAGCCACGGGCTCGGCGAACTTGTGGTACCGGTGAAGACGCCGGTTACCCGCCACGGGACGGAAAGACCCCGTGAAGCTTTACTGCAGCCTAGCATTGAACTCGGGCAGGGCATGCGTAGGATAGGTGGGAGGCTGAGAAGTCCCGACTCCGGTCGGGATGGAGCCACCCTTGAAATACCACCCTTGTTCTGTCTGGGTTCTAACCTGCCCTGGTAAATCCCAGGGAGGGACAGTGTTAGGTGGGCAGTTTGACTGGGGCGGTCGCCTCCTAAATGGTAACGGAGGCTCCCAAAGGTCCCCTCAGCACGGTTGGTAATCGTGCGTAGAGTGCAAGGGCATAAGGGGGCTTGACTGCGAGACCGACAGGTCGAGCAGGTGCGAAAGCAGGGCCTAGTGATCCGGCGGTTCCGAGTGGAAGGGCCGTCGCTCAAAGGATAAAAGCTACTCCGGGGATAACAGGCTAGTCTCCCCCAAGAGTTCACATCGACGGGGAGGTTCGGCACCTCGATGTCGGCTCATCGCATCCTGGGGCTGGAGAAGGTCCCAAGGGTCGGGCTGTTCGCCCGTTAAAGCGGTACGTGAGCTGGGTTCAGAACGTCGTGAGACAGTTCGGTCCCTATCTGTGGCGGGCGCAGGATACCTGAGGGGAGTCACCCCTAGTACGAGAGGACCGGGGTGAACGAGCCTCTGGTGTACCAGCTGTCACGCCAGTGGCACCGCTGGGTAGCTATGCTCGGATGGGATAAGCGCTGAAAGCATCTAAGCGCGAAGCCCACCCCAAGATTAGGTATCCCGAGGCGTTAAGCCCCTGAAGGCCCCTGGTAGACTACCAGGTTGATAGGCCACAGGTGTAAGCGCCGCAAGGCGTTTAGCCGAGTGGTACTAATCGGCCGTGCGACTTAGCCAAATTAATTCTACCGCTTACAGATTAGGTTGCTAAACAAATTCTATCCTGTGGCTTTCACCCTTCCAATTTTCATGGTTTTTTATAACTGAGTTTTTGACCCGGTGGCTATAGCGGAGGGGAAACACCCGTTCCCATTCCGAACACGGAAGTTAAGCCCTCCAGCGCCGATGGTACTGGTCGCGCGAGCGACCGGGAGAGTAGGTCGCTGCCGGGTTTTTTTATTTTTAAATCTTTGCTTTTAAAATGTTAAGTTCTTAAATATAACTAAAAACATCCCTCACCGTTTATCTCTTCATATTCCACACTGAAACTTGGGCTTTCTTCCTATATTAACACCCCTTGAGCGATTTTTTATTGAAATTAAGTGTAAAACTTTTTATATTTTAACTTGAGTGAAAATTTTTAAAACAAAAAATTGGTAAAAGTGAGAAAAGTTATCCTTGTAATTCTTGATGGATTTGGTGTTCGTGATCAAAATATACCCCTTGAAGGTGATGCCATAGCACTTGCAAAAAAACCAAATTTTGATTTTTTGTATGCAAACTATCCTTGGGTTACGCTTCATGCTTCGGGAGAATATGTTGGACTGCCAGATGGACAAATGGGGAATTCCGAAGTGGGTCATCTAAATATCGGAGCTGGCAGAATTGTTTATCAAGACATTGTTAGAATTAGTAAAGCGATAAAAAATGGGGAATTTTTTAGAAATGAGGCACTGCTTGGAGCAATTGAAAATGTAAAACAAAACAATAGTGCACTTCATCTTGTTGGGCTTCTGTCTGACGGGGGAGTTCATAGTCATATGGAACATCTGTATGCATTGCTTGAATTTGCAAAAATGCATGGAGTTAGCAAAGTTTTTGTTCATGCTCTTCTTGATGGGCGTGATACACCGCCGTCAAGTGCAATTGGTTATATCCGAGAGTTTGAGGCAAAGGCAAAAGAAATTGGCGTCGGGAAAATAGCTGTTGTTGGTGGAAGATATTACGGTATGGATAGAGACAACAGATGGGAGAGAACGGAAAAATATTATAAAGCGATGACCGAAGCACAAGGTGAAAAATTTAAAAGCGCAGAAGAAGGAGTTCTGAAATCTTACGATAAAGGTATAACTGATGAATTCGTCGTTCCATTTATAGTTGTAGATGAGGATGGAAATCCAGTGGGACAGGTTAGGGATGGCGATTCAATTATATTTTTTAATTTCAGAGCCGATAGGGCAAGACAATTAACAAGAGCTTTTATTGATGAAAAATTTGATAAGTTCCAGCGCAAAAAATTAAATGTTCATTTTGTAACGATGACCGAATACAATGACGATTTTGATGTTCCGATAGCTTTTAAACCCGTTTATTTAACTAATACACTTGGTGAGGTTATATCAAAGCATGGGTTAAAGCAGTTAAGAATCGCTGAAACGGAAAAATATGCCCATGTAACTTATTTTTTCAGCGGTGGCAGAGAAGATCCATTTGAGGGAGAAAATAGAATTTTAATTCCTTCACCAAAGGTCGCAACTTATGATTTGAAACCAGAGATGAGCGCTTTTGAGGTAACGGACAAAGTTATTGAAGAAATGGAAAAGCAAATATATGCTCTCATAGTTTTGAACTTTGCAAACCCAGATATGGTAGGGCATACTGGAATAATTCCAGCAACTATTAAAGCTATTGAAGCAATAGATATGTGTATTGGTAGGATTTATAATTCGGCGAAGAAAAATGATTATGTTATGATAATAACCGCTGATCATGGAAACGCAGAAAAGATGATTGATCCTGAAACAGGTGAACCACATACAGCACACACGACAAGCCAAGTTCCATTTATACTTGTTATGGATGATTATAAAGGGGAGTTGAAAAAAGATGGAAAACTTGGTGATATAGCCCCGACAATACTCACAATTATGAATCTCCCGATTCCCCCTGAAATGGATGGAGAAATTCTAACGCTTGAGAAAGTACCGTATTTTGCAAAGTGATTAACTTAATCAAAACCAAATTAGGAGGGCATTAACATGGCGAAGGCGAAGAAAACAGCAAAAAAGCCAGCGAAGAAGGCTCCAGCCAAAGCTGGTGGTGTATCAAAAAATTATGTTGACACAAAGTTCAAATCTTTACAGCAACAAATTGATGATCTTGTTAAAAGGGTAGAAGCGCTGGAGTCAAAACTTGGCGTTGAAAAGAAAGAAGAAGTTGGGGAAGTAACCGGAGGCGCTGGCGAAACAGCAGGTTGATTTAGGTTTATTTAAAAGGGGTTGCTCATCGCAA is a window from the Candidatus Kryptobacter tengchongensis genome containing:
- a CDS encoding phosphoglycerate mutase; translated protein: MRKVILVILDGFGVRDQNIPLEGDAIALAKKPNFDFLYANYPWVTLHASGEYVGLPDGQMGNSEVGHLNIGAGRIVYQDIVRISKAIKNGEFFRNEALLGAIENVKQNNSALHLVGLLSDGGVHSHMEHLYALLEFAKMHGVSKVFVHALLDGRDTPPSSAIGYIREFEAKAKEIGVGKIAVVGGRYYGMDRDNRWERTEKYYKAMTEAQGEKFKSAEEGVLKSYDKGITDEFVVPFIVVDEDGNPVGQVRDGDSIIFFNFRADRARQLTRAFIDEKFDKFQRKKLNVHFVTMTEYNDDFDVPIAFKPVYLTNTLGEVISKHGLKQLRIAETEKYAHVTYFFSGGREDPFEGENRILIPSPKVATYDLKPEMSAFEVTDKVIEEMEKQIYALIVLNFANPDMVGHTGIIPATIKAIEAIDMCIGRIYNSAKKNDYVMIITADHGNAEKMIDPETGEPHTAHTTSQVPFILVMDDYKGELKKDGKLGDIAPTILTIMNLPIPPEMDGEILTLEKVPYFAK